A genome region from Drosophila simulans strain w501 chromosome 2R, Prin_Dsim_3.1, whole genome shotgun sequence includes the following:
- the LOC27208615 gene encoding uncharacterized protein LOC27208615, with translation MRNTAGVFLFLTFLIIVRSLKKDPAVNYCTLGVVLIKHRMMCSPLRSLWVLRKGKCVEALHCMDGYSKKECRDNCLKQPKKKKKVILSTPTKPQIKTKEIQKTIASCATTEVEIKTTTEHFETPGEEFAPSTRETRRPKRTRRTRQFTIKQIC, from the exons ATGAGAAATACAGCAggtgtgtttttgtttctaacttttttaattattgtgcGATCCCTCAAAAAGGATCCTG CTGTAAACTATTGCACCTTGGGCGTGGTGCTAATAAAGCATCGAATGATGTGCTCACCGCTGCGCTCACTTTGGGTCCTTAGAAAAGGTAAATGTGTAGAGGCTCTTCATTGTATGGATGGATATTCAAAAAAAGAGTGCCGAGATAATTGCCTTAAacagccaaagaaaaaaaagaaagtcaTATTGAGTACGCCCACAAAACctcaaataaaaacgaaagaaattcaaaaaacCATAGCCAGTTGTGCAACAACAGAGGTGGAAATTAAAACGACTACTGAGCATTTTGAGACACCTGGAGAAGAATTTGCACCATCTACCAGAGAAACTAGGAGACCTAAACGAACTCGAAGAACGAGACAGTTTACCATTAAACAG